One window from the genome of Schistocerca piceifrons isolate TAMUIC-IGC-003096 chromosome 8, iqSchPice1.1, whole genome shotgun sequence encodes:
- the LOC124711683 gene encoding macrophage migration inhibitory factor homolog, whose amino-acid sequence MPHLSLQTNVPKSKISQDFLKETTKVIANTLSKPDSYCVVSVEADLPMAWGGSTDPCGVATLMSIGQLGTEANKKHSAAISSHLEKHLGIPKNRLYINFIDAKPADVGHDGTTFHAIFGGK is encoded by the exons ATGCCGCACCTCAGTTTACAAACTAACGTTCCTAAAAGCAAGATATCACAAGACTTCTTGAAAGAAACCACTAAAGTTATTGCCAACACACTTTCAAAACCGGACAGC TATTGCGTCGTGTCAGTGGAAGCTGATTTGCCGATGGCATGGGGAGGTTCAACTGACCCTTGTGGAGTTGCCACATTAATGAGCATCGGTCAGCTGGGAACCGAAGCAAATAAAAAGCATTCAGCTGCAATATCCAGCCATTTAGAAAAACATCTTGGTATCCCAAAAAACAG GTTGTACATAAATTTCATAGATGCAAAACCTGCTGATGTTGGCCATGATGGAACTACATTCCATGCCATATTTGGTGGCAAGTGA